From a single Catenulispora sp. EB89 genomic region:
- a CDS encoding BTAD domain-containing putative transcriptional regulator — MRTLIRVVRGLLALALLVAVVGGVPWFLADALGVPFPRPLPTSLSQVGPWLDVWRIDRARFVLDLLGIVGWCYWAAFVRQLVVQVPGAVADAVAVARQTAPAIRDRQAGPAASLVAVLLAALVVSVLTSRTPAAAKTGFITPAKPAASSAVPVVPAEPTATTSSATYTVVDGDTLWGIAAQHLGDAERWREIYNANRARIQADGQRLSDPDLILPGWTLEMPASSATAQAPAASPISTVPRPTDAAVPSIALSPRTVAAGESAVQTAPNSSRTQAVPSTGAAVANTHVREVIARPRAHRDRSFVNLPGGGVVGVSLAGALAAAIALARKRRRIRTTARWPIPLDTPQPAVPESVAEIERAHLATLAPPALGYFQDGDLDPEDDDPYLSGLDDPGPERPDLRLPEQAVTTSEERSRSGLTGPSIPASYAEFTAPGSLSFGTDGDHEIGLVLRDHAGLGLSGPGALSTARALLVGILANGGPLASLDHMRVLIPSADLATLLANEPPHVPRLEITTDLDDAVDMLEAEYQDRRRTVADLGVRSAADVRRFYPEQTLEPLVLIATPSPAITPRLAAILDVGRTVDLHAILLGPWDTGTTAEIDHDQRSRSTNEQLDGVQAFSLSASEAQALLAQVEPDLDTATDTPDEASTLQPATIPTQATAATALPPLPRVHVNVLGPVTVTIDGREVVLNNKETSILTFLALHPNGIARDEIIAALWINPDGTNNGSAETFRSTVYHARTRIRTATGEAKTMYITNRGARYLLDPVEITTDLARFTKHLDTANRTRDEAERTTALEAAIDTYRGHLATGIHADWLIVDREAESRRFGDACARLADLTADARPEFALHVLERAVADADCNQELYAKIMKVQAHLGRHAEMRKTLRLLEVRLAALDDEPDRDLYELADRLTSQRAGSP, encoded by the coding sequence ATGAGAACCCTGATCCGAGTCGTTCGCGGACTGCTCGCGCTGGCGCTCCTGGTCGCAGTCGTCGGCGGGGTCCCGTGGTTTCTCGCCGATGCGCTCGGCGTCCCCTTCCCCCGACCGCTGCCGACGTCGCTGAGCCAGGTGGGGCCGTGGCTGGATGTATGGCGGATCGACCGGGCACGCTTCGTCCTGGATCTCCTCGGGATCGTCGGATGGTGCTACTGGGCGGCGTTCGTCCGACAGCTCGTCGTCCAGGTGCCGGGCGCAGTCGCCGATGCCGTCGCGGTCGCACGCCAGACCGCGCCCGCGATTCGCGATCGGCAAGCGGGGCCTGCGGCTTCACTGGTGGCAGTGCTTTTGGCCGCTCTGGTCGTATCGGTGCTTACATCTCGGACCCCGGCGGCGGCCAAGACTGGCTTCATCACCCCGGCCAAGCCCGCTGCCAGTTCCGCTGTACCGGTCGTCCCCGCCGAGCCGACGGCGACAACGTCGTCCGCGACGTACACGGTCGTCGATGGCGACACGCTTTGGGGCATCGCCGCACAACACCTCGGCGACGCTGAGCGCTGGCGCGAGATCTACAACGCCAACCGTGCCCGCATCCAAGCGGACGGGCAACGGCTGTCGGATCCCGACCTGATTCTGCCCGGCTGGACTCTGGAGATGCCCGCGTCGAGTGCCACCGCCCAAGCTCCTGCCGCGTCGCCCATTTCTACGGTTCCGCGACCGACCGATGCCGCTGTGCCTTCCATCGCGCTTTCTCCGCGCACCGTCGCCGCCGGCGAGTCCGCGGTGCAGACGGCGCCGAATAGTTCCCGTACACAGGCCGTCCCCAGCACCGGCGCAGCAGTTGCGAACACTCACGTGCGCGAGGTCATCGCACGGCCGAGGGCACATCGCGATCGATCGTTCGTAAACCTTCCCGGCGGGGGAGTGGTGGGCGTCAGTCTCGCCGGCGCCCTCGCCGCAGCGATCGCCTTGGCCCGCAAACGTCGCCGGATCCGCACCACCGCACGCTGGCCGATCCCGCTGGACACACCCCAACCAGCAGTTCCGGAGTCGGTCGCCGAGATCGAGCGAGCCCATCTGGCGACGCTGGCTCCGCCCGCTCTCGGCTACTTCCAGGACGGCGACCTCGACCCCGAAGACGACGACCCATACCTGTCCGGGCTCGACGACCCCGGACCTGAGCGCCCTGACCTCCGGCTGCCGGAGCAGGCAGTTACCACCTCGGAGGAACGGTCCAGATCGGGGCTGACCGGGCCGAGTATTCCCGCGTCGTACGCCGAGTTCACCGCGCCGGGCTCGCTCTCGTTCGGCACGGACGGCGACCACGAGATTGGACTGGTCCTGCGAGACCATGCCGGCCTCGGCTTGAGTGGCCCAGGCGCGTTGAGCACGGCCCGAGCGCTGCTGGTCGGAATCCTCGCCAACGGCGGGCCGTTGGCGAGCCTGGACCACATGCGGGTCCTCATTCCCTCGGCCGATCTCGCAACTCTGCTGGCCAACGAGCCCCCGCACGTTCCCCGCTTGGAGATCACAACCGACCTGGACGACGCCGTCGACATGCTGGAAGCCGAGTACCAGGACCGGCGCCGCACCGTGGCGGATCTCGGCGTCCGCAGTGCCGCGGACGTGCGCCGCTTCTACCCGGAGCAGACACTCGAGCCGCTCGTCCTGATCGCAACACCCTCGCCGGCCATCACCCCGCGCCTGGCCGCGATCCTGGACGTCGGCCGGACCGTGGACCTGCACGCGATCCTTCTGGGACCGTGGGATACCGGGACGACAGCTGAGATCGACCACGATCAACGCTCTCGCAGCACGAACGAACAGCTCGACGGCGTGCAGGCCTTCTCTCTTTCAGCGTCGGAAGCACAGGCTCTACTCGCGCAAGTCGAACCCGACCTGGACACGGCCACCGACACGCCTGATGAGGCGTCGACCCTGCAACCTGCCACCATCCCTACGCAGGCCACGGCGGCCACGGCTCTTCCGCCGCTCCCGCGAGTCCACGTCAACGTCCTGGGCCCGGTCACCGTCACCATCGACGGCCGTGAAGTCGTGCTGAACAACAAGGAGACGTCGATCCTGACGTTCCTCGCGCTGCACCCCAACGGCATCGCTCGCGATGAGATCATCGCCGCCCTTTGGATTAACCCCGACGGCACCAACAACGGCAGCGCCGAAACCTTCCGCTCCACCGTCTACCACGCGAGAACCCGCATCCGCACCGCCACCGGCGAGGCGAAGACGATGTACATCACCAACCGCGGCGCCCGCTACCTGCTCGACCCCGTCGAAATCACCACCGACCTCGCCCGCTTCACCAAGCACCTCGACACCGCCAACCGCACCCGCGACGAAGCCGAACGCACCACAGCACTCGAAGCCGCCATCGACACCTACCGCGGACACCTCGCCACCGGCATCCACGCCGACTGGCTGATCGTCGACCGCGAAGCCGAATCGCGCCGCTTCGGCGACGCCTGCGCCCGCCTGGCCGACCTCACCGCCGACGCCCGCCCCGAATTCGCCCTGCACGTACTGGAACGCGCAGTCGCCGACGCCGACTGCAACCAGGAGCTCTACGCCAAGATCATGAAAGTCCAGGCCCACCTCGGCCGACACGCCGAGATGAGGAAGACACTTCGACTCCTGGAGGTACGACTCGCCGCGCTCGACGACGAGCCCGACCGCGACCTCTATGAACTCGCCGACCGTCTGACAAGCCAGCGGGCCGGGAGCCCTTAA
- a CDS encoding TadE family protein, translating to MRKRRSLRSDTGTSLVEMVLIAPFLLLVMMFVVLLGRLAMADIDVSTAAHAASRAASLATTSPRARAVGEQTAATIPSSAACTRRDVKVDTASFKPGGVVRVTISCHISLQAITGLLPGTQTLTASSVSPVDPFRSTP from the coding sequence GTGAGGAAGCGGAGATCTCTGCGATCGGACACCGGAACCAGCCTCGTCGAAATGGTGCTCATCGCGCCGTTCCTGCTGCTGGTGATGATGTTCGTCGTACTCCTCGGACGGCTGGCCATGGCCGATATCGACGTCAGCACCGCGGCGCACGCCGCCTCCCGTGCCGCATCTCTAGCGACAACCTCTCCGCGGGCGCGAGCCGTCGGCGAGCAGACGGCCGCGACCATCCCCAGTAGTGCCGCCTGCACCCGGAGGGACGTGAAGGTCGATACCGCCTCGTTCAAACCCGGTGGGGTGGTACGGGTCACGATCTCCTGCCACATCTCTCTGCAGGCCATCACCGGGTTACTACCTGGCACCCAGACCTTGACCGCCTCGTCAGTGAGCCCAGTGGATCCGTTCCGGAGCACACCATGA